A single window of Elusimicrobiota bacterium DNA harbors:
- the rplN gene encoding 50S ribosomal protein L14 — MIQERSILTVADNTGARKIRCFRMLGGSYRKYASLGDVIIASVYDALPTATIKKGEKVRAVIVRCVKEVRRADGSYVKFDDNAAVIINPDGEPRGTRIFGPVARELREKNFLKIISLAPEVI; from the coding sequence ATGATTCAAGAGCGGTCTATTCTAACAGTTGCAGATAATACAGGTGCACGAAAAATAAGATGTTTCCGAATGCTTGGTGGCAGTTACCGGAAATATGCATCATTAGGTGATGTGATTATTGCCTCTGTATATGATGCACTGCCAACCGCTACAATTAAGAAAGGTGAAAAAGTGCGTGCCGTTATCGTCCGATGCGTAAAAGAGGTTCGGCGGGCTGATGGCAGTTATGTAAAATTTGATGACAATGCGGCTGTGATTATCAATCCGGATGGTGAGCCGCGTGGGACAAGAATTTTCGGGCCGGTTGCAAGAGAACTCAGAGAAAAAAATTTTCTGAAAATTATCTCGTTAGCGCCTGAAGTGATATGA